A segment of the Zalophus californianus isolate mZalCal1 chromosome 15, mZalCal1.pri.v2, whole genome shotgun sequence genome:
aggtcatgatctcagggttgtgagatcaagccccatgttgggctctgtgctgggcatcgagcctgcttaagattctctctcttcctttccctctgcccctctcccgttCCCAtctcttataaaaaaaagttaaataataaaataaattataattatccAATGATGTATAAAGATTACCCCTtcccaaaaccaaaataaaacaatagaaaaaactGTCTCTTTTGGAGCAGTATTACCTGCTAAGGAAATGTTACTGGTGTGGAAGCTTTGGCTACAGTCATTTCTAGAATGTAAatgaagaaatcataaaaagtctatatctcccactccccttcactcattttgcctatcccccaccccccctcccctctggcaaccatcagttctctgtatttatgggtctgtttctgctttttgtttgtttttttattcatttgtgttttattttattttatttttttaaagattttatttatttatttatttgacagagagagatagcaagagcaggaacacaagcagggggagtgggagagggagaagcaggtttccagtggagcggagagcccgatgcgggactcgatcccaggaccctgggatcatgacctgagctgaaatcagatgcttaacaactgagccacccaggtgcccctgttttttttgttaattccacagataagtgaaatatggaatgaaaggtacagcatagggaatttagccaatgatactgtaatagcactgtatggtgacagatggtggctacacttgtggtgagcatagcataaagTATAggcttgttgaatcactatgttgtacacccagAACTAGTGTAACACTATGTGTCAgtcaaactttaattttatttatttatttatttatttacttatttacttattttacaaacGAGGCAATTTATTGACCCAGCATTTGCTCTAATGCTTCTTGTTGGCAGCTGCCACCTGTCCAATTCTGTCCAGATCTCTCTGTCCCTGAGGTGTCAGTTTGCAGCCCCTATCTTGGTCCTTTTCCACCATTTTCAGCCCTTCTAGGGCTTGGAGGACCCTGCAAGCCACGCTCTTGGAGCCTCTACTGAAATGGCTGGGCATGACCCCATTTCTCTGACGTCCCCCATAGGTCTTGGTCATGGAGCCAACCCCAGCGCCACCCTGGAGGTACAGGTGCCGTGCTGTGGAAGCAGTTCGTGTGTAGAACCAGTTGTCATTGTAGGGAGCAAGCTCTTTATGCTTGGTCAGCTTGACAGTGTCCACCCATTCAGGGACTTTCAGCTTCCCAGACTTTTTGAGGAAGGCTGCCAGAGCTCTGACAAACTCCTGCTGGTTCATGTCTTTTACAGTAACCACAGGCATCGTGCGGCCTCCGCGCTGCCAGCCAGGGGAAAGGgcaaaactttaattttaatgaaatggtatttaaaaaaaagaaatcatcaaaacAACTGAACATGGCCAGTTTACACGTAGGCAGAATACACAGTCATCTGAGAGTTTATGAATTTAAGTCTGCTTTTTCCACCACTTGCCAATTACTCCTTTGTCTTAAAGCTTTTACTCTATTAAAGTTGAAGGACCTTCTGGAAATTTTAGCATTTTAAGTGTTGTTGAGTATTAATACCACAGTGTGAGTAAGTTTAAGAGCCTTTCCTCATCTCAGTTTTGGATAGGAAAAGTAAGAGACAATGAGAAGACTAGTAGTCTGAGGTAAGGGGAAAAGATGAACAGTGTGAATCTGGGGATAGGGCATCAAAGGTAACCTTTGAACACCTCAAACCTTCCTCTGAATATAGACTTCATCCGCCCAATATACACATGTCTATTCCTCAGCTTCACTCATTTTATTGAAATAGATTggaattgttaaaatattttaaagtgttccctttttataatttataaagcaTCATTATATGAATCAGAGTTAAAACAGAGAAGCAGAACAAGTAGATACAGATATAGGAATTTGTTATAAGGCATTGGCGTATGCAGTTCTAGAGGCTAGCAAAGTAAACCCAAAATCCAGTTAGGAAAGGAGGATCATAAATAGGTTGAAACCCTGTGGACATAAGCTGGTTAGTCTCTCAGCTCAGGGAAAGCCTAAGCTCTCTTTTACAGGGCTCACCTAATTAAGTCAGGCCCACCTGGGATAATCTCCCTTTGATtaacttaaagtcaactgattagggactctaattacatttgcaaaattcCATCACAGCAGCAACTAGATTAGTGCTCGATTGCATAACTGGGGAAGATAGTTCAGCCTAACCAagtagacacattaaaaaaaaaaaaagccatcataATCCTTTAGACatcatttaaataattcttttcttgATCATAATAATCGTAAAAAATACTTCCCTACAACTAGTaactccacaaatattttcaagtaatatAATCATACTACAGGAACCACAGTCACACTCAGAAAATAAGCTTCGTCACTGGTCATAAAACAAGACTTAGAACTAGAAGGGTCCCCTTAAGAGGCCATCTGAATCTATCCCTTCTTTTTACAGTTGTAAAATCTGAAGCCCATTAAAGCTCTcaacttaatttttgttttttaataccacaaaaagaaatacctCATTTAGGAATATGTTTGAATTGACTTAGTCTTTCACCTGAGGCCCTATAAGAATTACCTAAGAAAGTAGGTGGGACACTGAAAGTACTCCATTTTCAGTTCAATTAAACTAGTTGTCACTTTATATTGCTATTATATATGAGAGATCTTGGTATGCAGAAATATGTTTCTTAGGGTGCAGAATTGAAAATCTGGATATTTAATGAATTTTGTAGACATGGCTTTTATCAGAATGAATTTTGTACTCTTTGGAGGATCCAAAGCATGTTGTAAAAGGTCTTATAAGGATTAGTGACACAGTTTTACTGTTTCTTCATCGCCTTGCCTCCCAACTTtaccttataattttttataat
Coding sequences within it:
- the LOC113923347 gene encoding 40S ribosomal protein S19-like, translated to MPVVTVKDMNQQEFVRALAAFLKKSGKLKVPEWVDTVKLTKHKELAPYNDNWFYTRTASTARHLYLQGGAGVGSMTKTYGGRQRNGVMPSHFSRGSKSVACRVLQALEGLKMVEKDQDRGCKLTPQGQRDLDRIGQVAAANKKH